The window GTCCTGCATTATTTTTTGTCACCTATAGATCATTAGTAACCTCATAAGATCTAATTCAACTACATTTGAGATGAAAAAGTTGTAAGTATTAGAAaaatttttgttcaaataaaCAATTATTGCTTACAAGGATAAACATAACTCCAGAGATCAAGTCCAACACCTCATTAACGATTTCTGAACATtaaggaacattttttaaaaatgattctttACTTAGTCTTAGGGACTAATGAATTAGACAGACTGTTCTGACTCTATTACTTTGGGTTTTCTCCAACTGCAATATGATCAGGGTGTTTGTGTGTTTGAGCGTGGGCATTTCTGTTTATCCATCAAGTAAGCTGGAACAAAGGATCAAGTTGATTAGAGAAACCTTATCCTAAAAGTTCCAGACATAAAGTGCTTCCACCTCAGTTGCAAATGGACTCATCTTGTCTATACATTGGAACCCAAATCTGAATTTGGACTAACGTGCATTGAAAATTCTGAATTTGCTCACAGATAATATGCaggtaaaacttttttttaatgtttaagatatttgttattgtttttctgagAGGCAGATTCAGAATTCTAGGtaacctagcttccccctacagTATCCTAGTCTAAATACAGTATTTAAAAAGGTCTTCCTTTTGCTGAAGGCAAactaggaaaatgagaaattgagATCATAGAGATGGTTGAAAGGACCCTAGagcatcatagatttggagaCTAAAAGAACCTTAGAGTCAATAGAgttcaagcctctcattttacagatgaataggATTTTTTCTCTATTCAATTGAtgtgaaaaggaaggagggaagcccTATTATACAAGCCAGGGAAAATGAATTCAGCTCTCCTTCCCCAGCTCTGATCTTTTTCATCAGACCTCTGCTGATACCATACCACAGAGCAAGCAGGCTACAGCTCTCGTTTGTCATCTTTTTGTGTATTTCTCAGCTAAAAACTACTCTTTGGACAGGAGACCATGCAGATCTAATTTGGTTCCAATGAGCACTTGAGTActttcataaatataaaatatattgggatATTTGCAAAGTTATATATAGatgttaattttattatttacatattatcaatatataaatattaataccTTTGAAACATGAGTCAGAACTACATATGCATTTCAGATTGTCATGGCTACCAAAAAAACTGGCAACTGGAAAAATGAAACTTGTTacattagaagagaaacagattctATCTAAATGATAATATCAAAGGCTAATTCAAATGAATAGCAAATAATAGGTGTCTACTCCAGATATATTTCCACTAATTTCAGGTGACTGCAGACAACTACCCTATGTTCTCTTCTTATATAGGTGACATTCTGTAGGCTTCGGACTCACCAGTGgtgcttcattttatttaatgtcATCTTGTTTCATGCTCTGCTCTTTGGAGCTGACTTTGTGGAAGAATACTTTCTGCAGTCATTACCATACGTAGATGTGAGAGTTCTTGAGATCAAGGACAAAGCCAGAAAATTAAACATGGAGCCCTTAAGATATAACCTCTCAAAATTTTATATCTTGAGCCAGGAGGAGGCATGCAAGGGAGAAGATATCTTTTTACTCTCTCTTATCTTCAGCAATCCGGGAAATGGATCGAGGAGAGATTTGATAAGAAAAACCTGGGCTAACGTGACTACTATACGGGGACATCATATCCTCACATTATTTGCTTTAGGAATGCCAGATCTGGGAACCTCTCAGCAAGACATCAACATGGAGTCTAATAAATACAGAGATATTATTGAAGGATTCTTCCTGGACAGTTCTGGGAACCAAACACTAAAGACTGTCATGATGATGCAGTGGGCTTTAACTTTCTGCCCAAATGCCATGTTCATCCTTAAGGTCAATGAGGAGATGTTTGTCAATCTCCCTAGCCTGGTAGACTACCTCCTCAATTTGAAAAACCACCTTGAAGATATCTATGTGGGAAGGGTCATCCATCAAGATATGCCCAACAGAGATCCTCAAAGCCAGAATTTTGTGCCAGTTAGTGAATATCCAGAAAAGTACTACCCTGATTACTGCAGTGGAGAGGCCTTTATCGTGTCCCAGGATGTGGCCCGTATGATGTATGTGGTTTTCAAGGAAGTACCTTTGGCAATACCTGCTGATGTTTTCATAGGAATCTGCGCCAAATACGCTGGCCTCATACCCATCCACAGTTCACGGTTTTCTGGGGAGAAGCACATTAGGTATAATCGATGCTGCTATAAGTTCATCTTCACATCCTCAGAAATGACAAGTGAAGAAATGCCACTTGAGTGGAGGGAAGTTAATGATGGAAAAGAATGCACCTTGCTTGAAACCTATTATGGGTTGGTCTCCTGCAAACTTCTAACTTATCTTGATAGCTTTAAACACTTTAATATAGCACCTATAAAAAATGATGCAATGTATTTTGCTAATTAAGATTTCATTTTCCTGCAGAGAAGCATATATTTTGCTTTACAATTTGCTTTTCACTTATTATAGTAAACATTCTTCCCTTTGTATTTTCCCCAAAAGGCTTAGCTACAAAAGCCTTTGCAATTGTATATTtaggcaagagaaagaaatttcttAGTACTTTTACTCATGGTCTGAATACCAATGACAGAATAGTTCCTAAGGAATTTAACTTTAGCATAGAATTCTTTCTGCAATCAACTTGTCTTTTTAAAGGGGGAATGTATTaaatttatttctgtgaaaagaactgcctcttcttattctttataattGTAGAGCTTTTCAATAATGTCAAAGACAGTCATACATTTTAATGGAACTAGCTTTGCATTTTTATATCTCTGATTtgaattacatgaaaaaaattcaatagaATTACTGCAAAATGTTACTCAATATTGTATACATGCAACAAATGGGTCTATGAACTAAAAATGTCATGGCTCCATCATCTAATCTCAAAGAATTATATGTACGTACTACATAGAAATCTTAATTTTATTCTTATAGAGCACAAGTTCCTGCAGTTAGCACATTTACCTCCTATGCTAGTAATCGTCAACAGAAGTTTTTCAATTAATTCCCAAACAGACCCCACAATACAAACAGGATACAATTAGTTCATTCATTTGCTCTTGGCACACAGTATTTCTCATATAGGATGGAAAAGAACTAACTAGGAGTAAAGTACTAGGAATACATGATATtaagagccagaagagacttcagaggttatCCAGtctaaataatagctaatatttaaatggagctttaaggtttgcaaatcactttgcaaGGGCACTGGGCAAGGTACTAAATAGGTGAATGGTTAATGGCGATGGGGGAAAATGGCTacagtcccttctaactctaatatCCAGGGTCTAATAACTCAAGCCTAGTACCTGTTAGAGAAATACTGAGTGCCAGGTCACTTCCAACTTTAACACTTAATGAATCCAAGTACTTTATAAGGAACAGAAGCTGTACAGTAAGAATGCATCTTCAGCAGGTGTTGCCAGGGAGTTTTTTTAATcaagtgaaatgagaaaaaagcgGGAAAAGTCACAGATATAAAAACAGAACATATGCAATTCACTAGTTATAGGAAAGAGTtatcaaaacaaaatttcaaattgGAAGGGCTTCCCACCACCCCCCTGGATTTTCCTTATGTCACAGAATGTCTCATTTTCTTAGAAAGGACAACAATTATAAAAACTTATCTCAAAAGCTCACCAAAGCAACCTTACTAAAAATGGTTTACCTGCATTATAAAGATGAGAACACATAATTGTAGGGGTCCACAGTGCTTTATATCTAAAGAATATGCACATCCAGTGAGGAGGTAATGGGATAAAGAACATAAAGGTTTGCCAGGAGTGGAAGAGAATTCCCAATATATCTTGCTTCTCTCTTTTGAATAAAGCAGGATTCTTCATGGCAGGGAGCATTTTCTATTTAGACATCTCTAGGACAAAGAATTTCCCAGCATctgtgactatatatatatatatatatatatatatatatatagtcacaaATGtgactatgtgtatgtgtgtgtgtgtatatgtacacacacataagtgcatgtgtatgcatatatacctacatatctatacagatatatgcatgtgtatatgtatatatttaattatatgcaGTCTGGGCAAGATCATGTCtataaagggaaggagaaaaatttttaCTTAGTTCAAATAATGACCAAAATCTCCTACAATatagaacttttttctttttgcaatcaAAGAGCTCCAAACCCGTTCCACAATACTTCAAATACAGCAACAACAAATGCATAGTTGTTAGTCTACCTTAAACaaaccataatttttttaaaagtgcaatTATATCTAGAAGTATTTCCTCTCTGTTATGTTACATACAAATCAAAAaagccccaaaaaacaaaacaaaaagacccccaaaaaaccccaaaggtcTTTGGAAGATGTCTTAGTCATGAAGATTGGTCCCCTAAACTGAATTTTGTGGAATTCATTCTGCTCCTTCCACAGCTGTAGTTGAAACAGACTTCACAAAGTATGGGCCTTCACTCAGGTAAGTTCTTAGTCTTAAATAATATTGATTTCCAAAGATTTCTGCAATTGTTTTCGAGTTTGCAAGGGCTTTCACTAGTTCATATTTGGCATCTTTTGAAGCTTTGTCATGTTCCACAGACCGATCCACAATGTATTCCACAAACCCTGGGCTGTTAAGCATAAGTTTCTGAGCCCAGGGTTGGTTTGCAATGGCCTAAAGAGTAACAGAGGAAGAGAACAATTCCTTTATAATCTTGAAAAAATAAACGGAAGTTATATAGTTAAGGATGGAAGCTCCCTGAAgaaagggggtgtgtgtgtgtgtataatttgcAAAATTGATTAAGAGCTCTCATTTACTGCCTACAAAGTATTCTTCTCATTATAGACTGAcagaataaatattattatccctactttacaaatgagagcACAgcttaaagaagttaaatgatttgccacaGTGACAGAGACAAGACTCAAAACCAGGTTTTCTGCTTCCAGGTCAAATGCTCCTTCTACTACATTATGGTTCCTCATTCAGCACAGAGCACCAA is drawn from Dromiciops gliroides isolate mDroGli1 chromosome 2, mDroGli1.pri, whole genome shotgun sequence and contains these coding sequences:
- the B3GALT9 gene encoding beta-1,3-galactosyltransferase 9, which produces MQVTFCRLRTHQWCFILFNVILFHALLFGADFVEEYFLQSLPYVDVRVLEIKDKARKLNMEPLRYNLSKFYILSQEEACKGEDIFLLSLIFSNPGNGSRRDLIRKTWANVTTIRGHHILTLFALGMPDLGTSQQDINMESNKYRDIIEGFFLDSSGNQTLKTVMMMQWALTFCPNAMFILKVNEEMFVNLPSLVDYLLNLKNHLEDIYVGRVIHQDMPNRDPQSQNFVPVSEYPEKYYPDYCSGEAFIVSQDVARMMYVVFKEVPLAIPADVFIGICAKYAGLIPIHSSRFSGEKHIRYNRCCYKFIFTSSEMTSEEMPLEWREVNDGKECTLLETYYGLVSCKLLTYLDSFKHFNIAPIKNDAMYFAN